A DNA window from bacterium contains the following coding sequences:
- the rpmE gene encoding 50S ribosomal protein L31 has translation MKKGIHPEYKDATIVCACGNIVKTRSTKSEIKVEICNKCHPYFTGKQKVVDITGRVEKFKKKYGG, from the coding sequence ATGAAAAAAGGAATTCATCCTGAGTATAAAGATGCAACAATAGTTTGTGCTTGTGGAAATATTGTAAAAACAAGATCAACGAAATCAGAAATTAAAGTGGAAATATGTAATAAATGCCACCCCTATTTTACAGGAAAACAAAAAGTCGTTGATATCACTGGAAGAGTAGAAAAATTTAAGAAAAAATATGGTGGATGA
- a CDS encoding GerMN domain-containing protein: MEKKEKIVIYVLFSIFILLLLLLGTWEIIEKFTQKTNVYIFLVKQEKDKTIVKPVIRKIKYYRGIENKIENTMRELIKGPTEEEKKNGFSTSLNENTRILDLKIEGDTLNLNFSKEVEEGGGTLLMETRIAQIVYTGTQFPEIEKIRFLIEGNTIKYFSGEGITIVEKPVSRDDLKEFEIEIIEEGKNEKRNSS; the protein is encoded by the coding sequence ATGGAAAAAAAAGAAAAGATTGTAATTTATGTTCTGTTTTCAATATTTATTTTATTACTTCTTTTACTGGGGACTTGGGAAATAATTGAAAAATTTACACAAAAAACAAATGTATACATTTTTTTGGTTAAACAGGAAAAGGATAAAACTATTGTTAAACCAGTGATAAGAAAAATTAAGTATTATAGAGGGATAGAAAACAAAATAGAAAATACTATGCGGGAATTAATAAAAGGACCCACAGAAGAAGAGAAAAAAAATGGTTTTTCTACAAGTTTAAACGAAAATACAAGAATTTTGGATTTAAAAATAGAAGGTGATACTTTAAATTTAAATTTTTCAAAAGAGGTTGAAGAAGGAGGAGGAACTTTATTAATGGAAACAAGAATTGCTCAGATTGTTTATACTGGAACACAGTTTCCTGAAATAGAAAAAATAAGATTTTTGATTGAAGGAAATACTATTAAATATTTTAGCGGTGAGGGAATAACAATAGTTGAAAAACCCGTCAGTAGAGATGATTTAAAAGAATTTGAAATAGAAATAATAGAGGAGGGAAAAAATGAAAAAAGGAATTCATCCTGA
- a CDS encoding nucleotide sugar dehydrogenase — protein sequence MVEINNLVKKIEKKEIKVGVIGLGYVGLPLVIRFIESGFNVIGFDTDEEKVVKLKKGISYIHYIPEEKIKQIIPNLEPTTDMRRLKEVDAIVICVPTPLNPYREPDLTYLHKTADDIYENLREGHIISLESTTYPGTTREIYLSKFEKKGLKAGEDFFLIYSPEREDPGNPKYKTKDIPKVVGGITENCKKIGIVLYSQIVDEVVPVSSTEVAEATKLLENIYRAVNIALVNELKMLFEKMGIDIWEVIEASKTKPFGFQPFYPGPGLGGHCIPIDPFYLTWVAKRYDFTTSFIELAGEINTMMPYYVVEKCIEGLNMQGKPIKGSKILIVGIAYKKDVDDIRESPAFKIIKILEKKNVDRIDYYDPFVKEVKKTRQYPKPIFSIEFSPEKLKNYDVAIIVTDHSNIDYKTLYDCVPLIIDTRNVYKEKLPKVIKA from the coding sequence ATGGTAGAAATTAATAATTTAGTAAAAAAGATTGAAAAGAAAGAAATAAAAGTTGGTGTAATTGGGCTTGGATATGTGGGATTACCCCTTGTTATTAGATTTATAGAGAGTGGATTTAATGTTATTGGTTTTGATACAGATGAAGAAAAAGTAGTAAAATTGAAAAAAGGGATTTCTTATATTCACTACATTCCTGAAGAAAAAATAAAACAAATTATTCCAAATCTGGAACCAACAACAGATATGAGAAGATTAAAAGAAGTTGATGCAATTGTTATATGTGTCCCAACACCACTAAATCCTTACAGAGAACCTGACCTGACATATCTTCACAAAACAGCAGATGATATATATGAAAATTTGAGAGAAGGACATATAATTTCACTTGAATCAACTACTTATCCAGGAACAACAAGAGAAATTTACCTTTCAAAATTTGAAAAAAAAGGACTTAAAGCAGGTGAAGATTTTTTTCTTATATATTCACCAGAAAGAGAAGACCCTGGCAATCCAAAATATAAAACAAAAGACATTCCAAAGGTTGTTGGAGGAATTACAGAAAATTGCAAAAAAATAGGTATAGTTTTATATTCTCAAATAGTTGATGAAGTGGTACCTGTTTCTTCTACCGAAGTAGCAGAAGCGACAAAACTTCTTGAAAATATTTATAGAGCAGTTAACATAGCCCTTGTTAATGAACTTAAAATGCTTTTTGAAAAAATGGGAATTGATATATGGGAAGTAATTGAAGCATCTAAAACAAAACCATTCGGTTTTCAACCGTTTTATCCAGGACCGGGTCTTGGTGGACATTGTATACCCATTGACCCATTTTATTTAACATGGGTAGCAAAAAGATATGATTTTACAACAAGTTTTATTGAACTGGCAGGCGAAATAAATACTATGATGCCCTATTATGTAGTTGAAAAATGTATAGAAGGTCTGAATATGCAAGGAAAACCAATAAAAGGAAGTAAAATTTTAATAGTAGGTATTGCTTACAAAAAAGATGTAGATGATATCAGAGAGTCACCTGCTTTCAAAATTATAAAAATTCTTGAGAAAAAAAATGTTGATAGAATTGATTATTATGACCCCTTTGTGAAAGAGGTAAAAAAAACGAGACAATATCCTAAACCTATTTTTTCTATTGAATTTTCTCCTGAAAAATTAAAAAATTACGATGTTGCAATCATCGTTACTGACCATTCAAATATTGATTATAAAACACTTTATGATTGTGTTCCTCTAATTATTGACACAAGAAATGTTTATAAAGAAAAACTTCCAAAAGTTATAAAAGCATAA
- the prfA gene encoding peptide chain release factor 1 has protein sequence MVDEKIKEIEIEYRQYLELLSQEKKDTEKFKEVLKKISVYEEILKLKKKYDEILKKIEEDKAIIENGEEELQKIAKEELDSLIKEKNKIEIEIENLLNPENEVNNKNAIVEIRAGIGGEEACLFVGDLFRMYLKYCEKNNFKIEILDSHPSELGGYKEIIFSVKGKGAYGNLKYEGGVHRVQRVPKTESYGRIHTSAATVAVLPEIESEEIKINPEDLKIETFRASGHGGQHVNKTSSAVRITHIPSGITVSCQDDRSQLKNREKAMKILRARLQDIYEREKKEKIDTERKKLIKTGDRSEKIRTYNFPQNRLTDHRINFTSYNLDKIMDGELDELIEQLKKQMKE, from the coding sequence ATGGTGGATGAAAAAATCAAAGAAATAGAAATAGAATATAGACAATATCTTGAACTTCTTTCGCAGGAAAAGAAAGATACTGAAAAATTCAAAGAAGTTCTTAAAAAAATAAGTGTTTATGAAGAAATATTAAAACTCAAAAAGAAATATGATGAAATTTTAAAAAAAATAGAGGAAGATAAAGCAATAATAGAGAATGGGGAAGAAGAACTGCAAAAGATTGCAAAAGAAGAACTTGATTCTTTAATTAAAGAAAAAAATAAAATAGAAATTGAAATAGAAAATCTTTTAAATCCTGAAAATGAGGTCAATAACAAAAATGCTATTGTTGAAATAAGAGCAGGAATAGGTGGAGAAGAGGCATGTCTTTTTGTTGGTGATCTCTTCAGAATGTATCTAAAATATTGTGAAAAAAACAATTTTAAAATAGAAATTTTAGATTCTCACCCTTCTGAACTTGGAGGATATAAAGAAATAATTTTTTCTGTTAAAGGAAAAGGAGCTTATGGTAATTTAAAATATGAAGGTGGAGTACATAGAGTTCAAAGAGTACCAAAAACAGAAAGTTACGGAAGAATTCATACATCCGCAGCAACTGTTGCTGTCTTACCAGAAATAGAAAGCGAAGAAATTAAAATTAATCCAGAAGATTTAAAAATTGAAACATTTAGAGCAAGTGGACATGGTGGACAACATGTTAATAAGACATCTTCAGCAGTAAGAATAACCCATATCCCCAGCGGAATTACAGTAAGTTGTCAGGATGATAGATCTCAATTAAAAAATAGAGAAAAAGCAATGAAGATTTTAAGAGCAAGATTACAAGATATTTATGAAAGAGAAAAAAAGGAAAAAATAGATACAGAAAGAAAAAAACTTATAAAAACAGGTGATAGAAGTGAGAAAATAAGAACTTATAATTTCCCTCAAAACAGATTAACAGACCACAGAATAAATTTTACAAGTTATAATCTTGATAAAATTATGGATGGCGAATTAGATGAACTAATTGAACAGTTAAAAAAACAAATGAAAGAGTGA